In Streptomyces ambofaciens ATCC 23877, a single genomic region encodes these proteins:
- a CDS encoding FG-GAP-like repeat-containing protein has translation MPLARSTRRRLVVAVTAVLAVTPAVGALSVPASAAPAAVTADTAASDAVLMPFLKKAKLVDAGLTGFVTQAEGSLDKRWTRYGDPAGSGYSNRTYLRSTRTADYLVFAGRWGVQQRNLKTLSSFDVFVGDLAGEPRYAGSAANAIFTTVETDGTLKLRKHTADEGVRTVTGLPTGARDVEITPGTPEDALLTFTDGALKKWALIDLATGAVHETHDRTAGSTGGDFAVSGTHVVWTEGDGTGTPAVFLLDRASDTVEEIPVTPAYASDLQVGLVGGWVVYGEADGISSGAANPLHAVTAYNPATGVSVKLLDHLTSSATAPDGLYVRGGTVAGGEGLFKITAGDAGAPVVTRVANAGAPTQVEITGHTVPALVDLDQNGGSASLRWDFSRSNVDVRITLRHVRTGKTVVATAKHPATPSVTLDWTGALSGGSEAAPNGAYTWEAVAEPLNGIGPAATADGTFTVSRKGQPHDFNDNGTPDVLTRDSAGKLWRSDTSFDAGTGAAGQLGAGEAKALVGGGWNVYDRIEATGDVGGSSVGDMVARDTAGVLWLYQGDGRGGFATRVRVGGGWQVYDKVAGGSDLTGDGRNDLLATDRSGVLWLYPGTGNATAPFSARKKVGGGWGVYNDLTAVGNIGGAAAGDLIARDKDGVLWLYLGKGDGTLAPRTRIGAGWGPYTHLVAVGDADRDGRGDLAAFSPTGNYLYRGTGAWKAPFLGRQSMGLDRPSSAQQPVV, from the coding sequence GTGCCCCTGGCCCGATCGACCCGACGTCGGCTGGTAGTCGCCGTCACCGCCGTCCTCGCCGTGACGCCCGCCGTGGGCGCCCTGTCCGTGCCGGCCTCGGCCGCCCCGGCGGCGGTGACGGCGGACACGGCGGCCTCCGACGCCGTTCTCATGCCCTTCCTGAAGAAGGCGAAGCTGGTCGACGCCGGTCTGACCGGCTTCGTGACCCAGGCCGAAGGGTCCCTCGACAAACGCTGGACCCGCTACGGGGACCCCGCCGGGTCGGGCTACTCGAACCGGACCTACCTCCGCTCGACGCGCACGGCGGACTACCTCGTCTTCGCGGGCCGCTGGGGTGTCCAGCAGCGGAACCTCAAGACCCTGTCGTCGTTCGACGTCTTCGTCGGGGACCTGGCCGGTGAACCGCGGTACGCGGGCTCGGCGGCGAACGCGATCTTCACGACCGTCGAGACCGACGGGACCCTCAAGCTGCGCAAGCACACCGCGGACGAGGGCGTGAGGACCGTCACCGGGCTGCCGACCGGTGCGAGGGACGTCGAGATCACCCCCGGCACCCCCGAGGACGCCCTGCTGACCTTCACCGACGGCGCCCTGAAGAAGTGGGCACTGATCGATCTCGCCACCGGCGCGGTCCACGAGACGCACGACCGGACCGCCGGTTCCACCGGGGGCGACTTCGCCGTCTCCGGGACTCACGTCGTCTGGACCGAGGGTGACGGCACCGGCACCCCGGCGGTGTTCCTCCTGGACCGCGCGTCCGACACCGTCGAGGAGATCCCGGTCACCCCCGCGTACGCGAGTGACCTCCAGGTGGGTCTGGTCGGCGGCTGGGTCGTGTACGGAGAGGCCGACGGCATCTCCTCCGGCGCGGCGAACCCCCTGCACGCCGTCACCGCGTACAACCCCGCCACCGGCGTCTCGGTGAAGCTGCTCGACCACCTGACCTCGTCCGCCACCGCCCCCGACGGCCTGTACGTGCGCGGGGGCACCGTCGCGGGCGGCGAGGGTCTGTTCAAGATCACCGCCGGGGACGCAGGCGCCCCCGTCGTCACCCGGGTGGCGAACGCCGGAGCACCCACCCAGGTCGAGATCACCGGCCACACCGTTCCCGCGCTCGTCGACCTCGACCAGAACGGTGGGTCGGCGTCCCTGCGCTGGGACTTCTCCCGGAGCAACGTGGACGTGCGGATCACGCTCCGCCACGTCCGTACCGGGAAGACGGTCGTCGCCACCGCGAAGCACCCCGCCACCCCGTCCGTCACGCTGGACTGGACCGGTGCCCTCTCGGGCGGGTCCGAGGCCGCCCCCAACGGCGCCTACACCTGGGAGGCCGTGGCCGAGCCCCTCAACGGCATCGGCCCGGCCGCCACCGCCGACGGCACCTTCACGGTCAGCCGCAAGGGGCAGCCGCACGACTTCAACGACAACGGCACCCCCGACGTCCTCACTCGGGACTCGGCGGGCAAGCTCTGGCGCAGCGACACCTCGTTCGACGCGGGCACCGGCGCTGCCGGGCAGCTCGGCGCGGGAGAGGCCAAGGCCCTCGTCGGTGGCGGCTGGAACGTGTACGACCGCATCGAGGCCACCGGCGATGTCGGCGGATCCTCGGTCGGCGACATGGTCGCCCGCGACACGGCCGGAGTCCTGTGGCTCTACCAGGGCGACGGCCGTGGTGGCTTCGCCACCCGCGTCAGGGTCGGCGGCGGCTGGCAGGTCTACGACAAGGTGGCGGGCGGCTCCGACCTCACCGGGGACGGCCGGAACGACCTCCTGGCGACCGACCGGTCCGGTGTCCTGTGGCTCTACCCGGGCACCGGCAACGCCACCGCTCCCTTCTCCGCTCGCAAGAAGGTCGGCGGCGGCTGGGGCGTCTACAACGACCTGACAGCCGTCGGGAACATCGGCGGCGCTGCCGCCGGAGACCTGATCGCCCGGGACAAGGACGGGGTCCTCTGGCTCTACCTGGGCAAGGGCGACGGCACGTTGGCGCCCCGCACGCGGATCGGTGCCGGCTGGGGTCCCTACACCCACCTCGTCGCGGTCGGTGACGCCGACCGCGACGGCCGCGGCGACCTCGCCGCCTTCAGCCCGACGGGCAACTACCTCTACCGGGGCACGGGTGCCTGGAAGGCCCCGTTCCTCGGCCGCCAGTCGATGGGCCTGGACCGCCCCAGTAGCGCCCAGCAGCCCGTCGTCTGA
- a CDS encoding enolase C-terminal domain-like protein, translating into MTKNQPTVTAFSVYPVAGRDCMELNLSGAHGPYFTRNIVVLTDSEGRTGLGEVPGGEKITRTLADAESLVVGAKVGDYKRVLREIGDRFADRDSGGRGAQTFDLRTTVHAVTAVESALLDLLGQHLDVPVAALLGDGRQRDSVRVLGYLFYVGDPDRTDLEYVRGHDAETDWYRIRHEEALTPEAIVRQAEATYDLYGFRDFKLKGGVLDGAEEVKAVRALKDRFPEARVTLDPNGAWSLKEAVELCAPLVGTLAYAEDPCGAENGYSGREVLAEFRRATGLPTATNMIATDWRQLTHALALQSVSIPLADPHFWTMQGSVRVAQLCNAMGLTWGCHSNNHFDISLAMVTHCGAAAPGGYNALDTHWIWQEGLERLTVEPPRIVDGEIAVPDAPGLGVRLDMDRLLAAHELYRTKALGARDDALGMQYLVPGWEFDAKRPCLVR; encoded by the coding sequence ATGACCAAGAACCAGCCCACCGTCACCGCGTTCTCCGTCTATCCCGTCGCGGGCCGCGACTGCATGGAACTGAACCTCTCCGGCGCCCACGGCCCCTACTTCACCCGCAACATCGTCGTCCTGACCGACTCCGAGGGGCGCACCGGCCTCGGCGAGGTGCCGGGCGGCGAGAAGATCACCCGGACCCTCGCGGACGCCGAATCCCTCGTGGTCGGCGCGAAGGTCGGTGACTACAAGCGCGTCCTTCGCGAGATCGGTGACCGCTTCGCCGACCGTGACTCCGGCGGACGCGGCGCCCAGACCTTCGATCTGCGGACCACGGTCCACGCCGTCACCGCCGTCGAGTCGGCGCTCCTCGACCTCCTGGGCCAGCACCTCGACGTGCCGGTCGCCGCCCTGCTCGGAGACGGCCGGCAGCGGGACTCCGTACGGGTGCTCGGCTACCTCTTCTACGTCGGCGACCCCGACCGCACCGATCTGGAGTACGTGCGCGGCCACGACGCGGAGACCGACTGGTACCGGATCCGCCACGAGGAGGCCCTCACCCCCGAGGCGATCGTCCGCCAGGCCGAAGCCACCTACGATCTCTACGGTTTCCGCGACTTCAAACTCAAGGGCGGCGTCCTCGACGGTGCCGAGGAGGTCAAGGCCGTACGCGCGCTCAAGGACCGCTTCCCCGAGGCCCGTGTCACCCTCGACCCCAACGGCGCCTGGTCCCTGAAGGAAGCCGTCGAACTGTGCGCGCCCCTGGTGGGCACGCTCGCCTACGCCGAGGACCCCTGCGGTGCGGAGAACGGCTACTCCGGGCGCGAGGTGCTCGCCGAGTTCCGCCGCGCGACCGGGCTGCCCACCGCGACCAACATGATCGCGACCGACTGGCGGCAGCTGACCCATGCCCTCGCCCTGCAGTCGGTCTCCATCCCGCTGGCCGATCCCCACTTCTGGACCATGCAGGGTTCCGTCCGCGTGGCGCAGTTGTGCAACGCGATGGGGCTGACCTGGGGCTGTCACTCCAACAACCACTTCGACATCTCGCTCGCGATGGTCACGCACTGCGGGGCCGCCGCACCCGGCGGGTACAACGCCCTGGACACCCACTGGATCTGGCAGGAGGGCCTGGAGCGCCTCACCGTCGAGCCGCCCCGCATCGTCGACGGCGAGATCGCGGTGCCCGACGCCCCCGGCCTGGGCGTGCGGCTCGACATGGACCGGCTGCTCGCCGCCCACGAGCTCTACCGGACGAAGGCTCTCGGCGCCCGGGACGACGCCCTCGGCATGCAGTACCTGGTCCCCGGCTGGGAGTTCGACGCCAAGCGGCCCTGCCTCGTGCGGTAG
- a CDS encoding phospholipase D-like domain-containing protein: protein MLTSALFAGDPLLEAVAQDQDRISRSRHRTDPAVRKVQTALLDRDPHCLPVFGADGDYGDETAGAVARFKIEVLGVPPPEVIDDVGPLTVLKLDEMRARAEQPPAPSVAPEDWLLTDHDMGPFRAPAFTLDNVVLYFVDAEGYYDTLASRLDGLRSGDQVLFAGWRFSPEQVLRPAVAGSAGILDRLRGLRAQGVVVRALLYGSHFSTLPVRRPRVPTLPSKDNFDFRTGLVDAGAQAVLDARVADFGSHHQKCAVVQGAAEGPAAFVGGIDVCLDRWDNAAHVDPPVRQREPDFLGQKISLPGWHDVQCAVFGPAVGQIWQALVQRWNDPTRPSRVDGAPVPISPSEAPGPSPMSGTQAVQVLRTLTCKGIYSFLPGGEFTVTAAYRKAVRRARHYIYVEDQYLWPSPLVDDLRDAAARGVQVVLVTARDFDAPGLADTHKALRAEALRRIASVAPANVHCFHLEQAATALQVYVHAKLMIVDDQYVAAGSANLNFRSHTTDSELHLGVFDTDLTDGTMGGAPHRVGVSVRALRTQIWGEHLNEDPSLHEDALAGLGRMPPAGGKTGHLVGFPVPSQVPAVDWRETLRELLRSIQHMEHWQFLAPVVLGPLAPAVPLVPGLDLGTVADLVPDPEGFLRGLLNPRTVC, encoded by the coding sequence ATGCTCACCTCCGCGCTCTTCGCCGGCGATCCACTGCTCGAAGCCGTCGCTCAGGACCAGGACCGGATCTCACGCTCCCGGCACCGGACCGACCCGGCCGTGCGGAAGGTGCAGACCGCCCTGCTCGACCGGGACCCGCACTGCCTCCCCGTGTTCGGCGCGGACGGCGACTACGGGGACGAGACCGCCGGTGCGGTGGCCCGGTTCAAGATCGAGGTGCTCGGCGTCCCCCCGCCCGAGGTGATCGACGACGTCGGCCCCTTGACCGTCCTGAAGCTCGACGAGATGCGGGCGCGTGCCGAACAACCACCCGCCCCGTCCGTCGCCCCCGAGGACTGGCTGCTGACCGACCACGACATGGGCCCTTTCCGCGCCCCCGCCTTCACCCTGGACAACGTGGTCCTGTACTTCGTCGACGCCGAGGGGTACTACGACACGCTGGCCTCGCGGCTGGACGGCCTGCGGAGCGGGGACCAGGTGCTGTTCGCCGGCTGGCGGTTCTCGCCCGAGCAGGTGCTGCGCCCGGCGGTCGCGGGCTCCGCGGGCATCCTCGACCGGCTCCGCGGACTCCGGGCCCAGGGCGTCGTGGTCCGCGCGCTCCTGTACGGTTCGCACTTCTCCACGCTGCCGGTGCGCAGGCCCAGGGTCCCGACCCTGCCGTCCAAGGACAACTTCGACTTCCGCACCGGGCTGGTCGACGCCGGTGCGCAGGCGGTCCTCGACGCCCGGGTGGCGGACTTCGGCTCCCACCACCAGAAGTGTGCGGTGGTGCAAGGCGCCGCCGAGGGCCCGGCCGCGTTCGTCGGCGGGATCGACGTCTGTCTGGACCGGTGGGACAACGCCGCTCACGTCGACCCTCCCGTACGGCAGCGGGAACCCGACTTCCTGGGGCAGAAGATCTCGCTGCCCGGCTGGCACGACGTGCAGTGCGCGGTGTTCGGCCCCGCCGTCGGTCAGATCTGGCAGGCTCTGGTGCAGCGCTGGAACGACCCCACCCGGCCCAGCCGGGTCGACGGCGCACCCGTGCCGATCTCCCCGTCGGAGGCGCCCGGCCCGTCACCGATGTCCGGCACGCAGGCCGTGCAGGTGCTGCGCACCCTCACCTGCAAGGGGATCTACTCCTTCCTGCCGGGCGGCGAGTTCACCGTCACGGCCGCCTACCGCAAGGCCGTGCGCCGGGCGCGGCACTACATCTACGTCGAGGACCAGTACCTGTGGCCCTCGCCCCTGGTCGACGACCTGCGGGACGCCGCCGCCCGGGGCGTCCAGGTCGTCCTGGTCACCGCACGCGACTTCGACGCACCGGGGCTGGCCGACACCCACAAGGCGCTGCGGGCCGAGGCCCTCCGGCGCATCGCCTCGGTGGCGCCCGCGAACGTCCACTGCTTCCACCTGGAGCAGGCGGCGACCGCGCTGCAGGTCTACGTCCACGCGAAGCTGATGATCGTGGACGACCAGTACGTCGCCGCGGGTAGCGCCAACCTCAACTTCCGTTCCCACACCACGGATTCGGAGCTGCATCTCGGCGTCTTCGACACCGACCTCACCGACGGCACCATGGGCGGCGCCCCGCACCGGGTCGGCGTGTCCGTCCGCGCCCTGCGGACGCAGATCTGGGGCGAACACCTCAACGAGGACCCGTCGCTGCACGAGGACGCGCTGGCGGGCCTGGGCCGGATGCCCCCGGCCGGCGGCAAGACCGGTCACCTGGTCGGCTTTCCCGTGCCCTCGCAGGTCCCGGCCGTGGACTGGCGCGAGACGCTGCGGGAACTGCTGCGCTCGATCCAGCACATGGAGCACTGGCAGTTCCTGGCACCGGTGGTGCTCGGCCCCCTCGCGCCCGCCGTCCCGCTGGTCCCGGGCCTGGACCTCGGGACCGTCGCGGACCTGGTCCCCGACCCCGAAGGGTTCCTGCGCGGACTGCTCAATCCCCGTACCGTGTGCTGA
- a CDS encoding WD40 repeat domain-containing protein — protein sequence MSEPGTVARSVEHQGSVQAIAFSPDSTRFASGGSDNTLRVRPVLIGEDLDVPVGGSVTGIAFGPDGGTFVVADFEQVSLRDGADGAAIWQGPLDPGNSVNAVRFAGDGQIIATTDVLVAVLDPATGAITRRVTVDPPLIADVDVSGDGTRVALAVDHRHGGNHQFTGDARVVELATGEVLGKLTPDDAVHAVAFSPDADTVLCCAADDTTRMFESVGGGQVWPLPEETDEQITAPNCLAYDPKGRWTVVGGADGFARVLDAATGVEKCRAPKLQPGAPDPGLGAVTHVAFSPNGKLAASASIDNVVRLFGLTGQELYAAPTDEVLTLEFSPDGRWLGVGCFARALVLDNGESNSTQG from the coding sequence ATGAGTGAGCCGGGAACGGTGGCCCGCTCCGTCGAACACCAGGGCTCGGTCCAGGCCATCGCCTTCAGCCCCGACAGCACCCGCTTCGCCAGTGGCGGCAGCGACAACACCCTGCGGGTACGGCCGGTCCTCATCGGCGAGGACCTGGACGTGCCCGTCGGCGGGTCCGTGACCGGCATCGCCTTCGGACCCGACGGCGGCACCTTCGTCGTCGCCGACTTCGAGCAGGTGTCGTTGCGTGACGGAGCGGACGGCGCGGCCATCTGGCAGGGCCCGCTCGATCCGGGGAACTCCGTGAACGCCGTGCGGTTCGCGGGCGACGGACAGATCATCGCCACCACCGACGTCCTCGTCGCCGTACTGGACCCTGCCACCGGCGCGATCACCCGGCGCGTCACCGTCGACCCGCCGCTGATCGCCGACGTGGACGTGAGCGGGGACGGCACCCGGGTCGCGCTGGCCGTCGACCACCGCCACGGCGGGAACCACCAGTTCACCGGAGACGCACGAGTGGTGGAACTGGCCACCGGCGAGGTCCTCGGGAAGCTGACCCCGGACGACGCCGTCCACGCGGTCGCCTTCAGCCCCGACGCGGACACGGTGCTCTGCTGCGCCGCCGACGACACCACCCGGATGTTCGAGTCGGTCGGCGGCGGGCAGGTGTGGCCCCTTCCGGAGGAGACCGACGAGCAGATCACCGCCCCGAACTGCCTCGCCTATGACCCGAAGGGCCGCTGGACGGTGGTCGGCGGTGCCGACGGCTTCGCCCGGGTCCTGGACGCCGCGACCGGGGTCGAGAAGTGCCGCGCGCCCAAGCTGCAGCCCGGGGCGCCCGATCCGGGCCTGGGCGCCGTCACCCACGTGGCGTTCAGCCCCAACGGAAAGCTGGCGGCCAGCGCCTCCATCGACAACGTCGTCCGCCTGTTCGGCCTCACGGGCCAGGAACTCTACGCCGCGCCCACCGACGAGGTGCTCACCCTGGAGTTCAGCCCCGACGGCCGCTGGCTCGGCGTCG
- the tap gene encoding telomere-associated protein Tap translates to MSELFDAVDALVASRAQLPPAEERKRLRTAHGLTLDQVAAALQVRRATVSGWESSKKPTEPRGPEREAYARLLGQLAQLYPAPGAKAEPPAATPAPAAPTGTPAPTEARTPLTGPEPGRRSPAATVGTRDRSVGPPDLPPAAPRPARTTGPSSTSRRPVTGKAAPAAVVASGTDPRFENGPLAVVDAGTDGRVLAYCPGGRVLDVPAKSLPALVDWTLKEAKLGGPRLSGPGKDADPLLVLTESALERYGLPTALTDEERLAGRIPEGHKAVRQLKRAEWKLTKRGFGPWARIYRPATGAERACVQLCIPSWQALDARHWGGADRLPPAELARVLGVYAARVMTPRGSTAVTGLELMTALHPPTRASEPGADGTRHSEHNPGSLGRDPVDCAPCEAPDGHPLLADLPRFHVRGPDEKLFEEAYDWARPLTDDECMRRHLVGIDVNMAFAAGANGLTVGLGAPTHVRTPAFDPKLPGSWLVDLSHVDLSRVKVGKDSWADLDAGLLPSPFTPKGERPEGPAWYATPTVAYAVELGYEVRPTEAYVRPENGRYLDAWYQRLRDAFLTTMADLGVGADLPPADFLAAMDGWEKRDPQLAIVVSAIKATVKGGLGKLRERPRGEGWRPGEPWRALSRPTWRPDIRAAVISRTRVNLHRKIVKHAAFTGRYPVAVLSDCVVYAADGSSPLDVLPYRDGRPLPGGFKLGINPGLVKHEGTQSVLWGEGVRERFDAPDLNLARYIKDGTVTDADHGE, encoded by the coding sequence ATGTCCGAGTTGTTCGACGCGGTCGACGCACTGGTCGCGTCCCGCGCCCAGCTGCCGCCGGCGGAGGAGCGCAAGCGGCTGCGGACCGCGCACGGCCTGACGCTGGATCAGGTGGCCGCCGCGCTCCAGGTACGGCGGGCGACGGTTTCGGGCTGGGAGTCGAGCAAGAAGCCGACCGAGCCCCGGGGGCCGGAGCGTGAGGCGTACGCGCGGCTGCTCGGACAACTCGCGCAGCTCTACCCCGCACCCGGTGCGAAGGCCGAGCCGCCCGCCGCGACCCCGGCACCCGCCGCACCCACCGGCACGCCCGCCCCGACCGAAGCGCGGACTCCGCTCACGGGTCCGGAGCCCGGGCGCCGGTCCCCGGCGGCGACCGTGGGCACCCGGGACCGCTCCGTCGGCCCTCCGGACCTCCCACCGGCCGCGCCGCGGCCGGCGCGCACCACCGGGCCGTCGTCGACGTCACGCCGCCCGGTCACGGGGAAGGCGGCCCCGGCCGCGGTTGTGGCGAGCGGCACCGACCCGCGCTTCGAGAACGGACCGCTCGCCGTGGTCGACGCCGGTACCGACGGGCGGGTGCTGGCGTACTGCCCGGGCGGTCGCGTCCTCGACGTGCCCGCCAAGTCGCTCCCGGCTCTGGTGGACTGGACGCTCAAGGAGGCGAAGCTGGGCGGGCCCAGACTGTCCGGGCCGGGCAAGGACGCCGATCCGCTGCTGGTGCTCACCGAGTCGGCGCTGGAGCGCTACGGCCTGCCCACCGCCCTCACGGATGAGGAGCGCCTGGCCGGACGGATCCCCGAGGGGCACAAGGCCGTCAGACAGCTGAAGCGCGCGGAGTGGAAGCTGACGAAGCGCGGGTTCGGACCGTGGGCACGGATCTACCGTCCCGCCACCGGCGCGGAGCGGGCCTGCGTGCAGCTGTGCATCCCGTCCTGGCAGGCGCTGGACGCCCGGCACTGGGGTGGGGCCGACCGCCTGCCGCCGGCGGAACTCGCCCGCGTGCTGGGCGTGTACGCGGCCAGGGTGATGACGCCGCGCGGCTCCACGGCCGTGACCGGCCTGGAACTGATGACCGCGCTGCACCCCCCGACCCGCGCCTCCGAACCCGGCGCCGACGGCACCCGGCACTCCGAGCACAATCCGGGCTCACTGGGCAGAGATCCCGTGGACTGCGCCCCGTGCGAGGCCCCCGACGGGCACCCGCTCCTCGCGGACCTGCCGCGGTTCCACGTGCGCGGTCCGGACGAGAAGCTGTTCGAGGAGGCGTACGACTGGGCGAGGCCGCTCACCGACGACGAATGCATGCGCCGCCACCTCGTCGGCATCGACGTGAACATGGCCTTCGCGGCCGGTGCCAACGGCCTGACCGTGGGTCTCGGGGCGCCCACGCACGTCAGGACACCGGCGTTCGACCCGAAGCTGCCCGGCTCCTGGCTGGTCGATCTCTCCCACGTCGATCTCTCCCGGGTGAAGGTCGGCAAGGACAGCTGGGCCGACCTGGACGCCGGGCTGCTGCCCAGCCCGTTCACGCCGAAGGGCGAACGCCCCGAGGGCCCGGCCTGGTACGCGACGCCGACCGTCGCCTACGCGGTGGAGCTGGGGTACGAGGTGCGCCCGACCGAGGCGTACGTCCGCCCCGAGAACGGCCGTTACCTGGACGCCTGGTACCAGCGGCTGAGGGACGCCTTCCTCACCACGATGGCCGACCTGGGCGTGGGCGCCGACCTGCCCCCGGCCGACTTCCTCGCGGCGATGGACGGCTGGGAGAAGCGCGATCCGCAGCTGGCGATCGTCGTGTCGGCGATCAAGGCGACCGTGAAGGGCGGCCTGGGCAAGCTGCGTGAGCGCCCTCGCGGGGAGGGATGGCGCCCGGGTGAGCCGTGGCGTGCCCTGTCCCGTCCGACGTGGCGGCCGGACATCCGCGCGGCGGTCATCTCCCGCACCCGGGTCAACCTGCACCGCAAGATCGTCAAGCACGCGGCGTTCACCGGGCGGTACCCGGTGGCGGTCCTCTCCGACTGCGTCGTCTACGCGGCCGACGGGAGCTCGCCGCTGGACGTCCTGCCCTACCGCGACGGCAGGCCGCTGCCCGGCGGCTTCAAGCTCGGCATCAACCCGGGCCTGGTCAAGCACGAGGGCACGCAGAGCGTCCTGTGGGGCGAGGGCGTACGGGAGCGTTTCGACGCCCCGGACCTGAACCTCGCCCGGTACATCAAGGACGGCACCGTCACCGACGCCGACCACGGAGAGTAG
- a CDS encoding antibiotic biosynthesis monooxygenase family protein, giving the protein MTSHSGDVPVGPVGPYEPPYYVAVFTTVRTQEQSGYGETNARMEELVRDVPGYLGMDHAQTPGGLGITVGYFRDVEALTRWRTNAEHRAAQQRGRAEWYRSYTLHVAKVERSSGFTRGQEPTTG; this is encoded by the coding sequence ATGACAAGTCACTCGGGGGACGTACCCGTCGGGCCGGTCGGCCCCTATGAACCGCCGTACTACGTAGCTGTCTTCACCACGGTGCGGACCCAGGAGCAGAGCGGCTACGGCGAGACCAACGCACGCATGGAAGAGCTCGTCAGGGACGTCCCCGGCTACCTGGGGATGGACCATGCGCAGACTCCCGGCGGGCTCGGCATCACCGTCGGATACTTCCGTGACGTCGAGGCCCTCACACGGTGGCGGACCAACGCCGAGCACCGCGCGGCGCAGCAGCGCGGGCGAGCCGAGTGGTACCGGAGCTACACGCTGCACGTGGCCAAGGTGGAACGGAGCAGTGGGTTCACGCGCGGGCAGGAGCCGACGACAGGCTGA
- the tpg gene encoding telomere-protecting terminal protein Tpg has translation MNLFGEGLESAVQKAFTRPAPKSAGAQMRYLVRQLKGTGAVARTLRVSQRTVERYVKNQIKKPRPDLAARLEREVRARWQPQIRAKARERAATTGGIVIDTRARIGYTAPVGSTDENRVRHLTVALPPQYAARLFDAQQAGESDRRLQQIAAEALRDTYFQDGGRRAGALEEVRFTDVEHVEFDL, from the coding sequence ATGAACCTGTTCGGGGAGGGCCTGGAGAGCGCGGTACAGAAGGCGTTCACCCGCCCGGCGCCCAAGAGCGCGGGCGCGCAGATGCGCTACCTGGTCAGGCAGCTCAAGGGCACCGGGGCGGTCGCCCGGACGCTGCGCGTCTCCCAGCGCACCGTCGAGCGGTACGTGAAGAACCAGATCAAAAAGCCCCGACCCGACCTTGCGGCCCGCCTGGAGCGCGAGGTCAGAGCGCGGTGGCAGCCGCAGATCCGGGCGAAGGCCAGGGAGAGGGCGGCGACCACGGGCGGCATCGTCATCGACACCCGGGCCCGGATCGGCTACACCGCACCGGTCGGCTCGACCGACGAGAACCGGGTCCGGCACCTGACCGTCGCGCTGCCGCCGCAGTACGCGGCCCGGCTCTTCGACGCCCAGCAGGCCGGCGAGAGTGACCGGCGGCTGCAGCAGATCGCCGCCGAGGCGCTCAGGGACACCTACTTCCAGGACGGCGGCCGACGCGCCGGCGCTCTGGAGGAGGTGCGCTTCACCGACGTCGAACACGTCGAGTTCGACCTGTAG